TCTTTTCAATATCTTCCTGTACCAGATCTTTAATAAGGATTGTTAAAAGACTAATCTTTTCTTCTGGTATAACTGATTTTTCAATATCGCCTAATAAAGCGTTTAAATATTCCTTTTCCATGTTTTAAGAATTTAATATTCTTTTGTCAGCATCATCTAGTTGTCCACCATTTTGCTCATAAATCATTCTTAATAAATATGTTTGTTTATATGAGTTTCTTTTTATTTTACTAATGTTTACGTATAAATTAATAAACATTATTATGAAAAATATAGAAACTATTCCAAAAAATATAGTTGAATTATCCATTTTATTGAGCTGTGAAAGATGTTTTAACTTCTCCGATCTGTTTATCCTGAAATATTACTTGGGAAGTTTTAGTGTTTTTAATTATAACCTCTATTTCTAGTTTCTGATTAGTTTTTAAAGCAGCTACAATGTTTATTTTTGCCCCTTTGTCATAAGTTGCAGTCATGCTGTAATTGTTGGTTAATGCACCAGCGTTAGGTATGTGGTTCACTAGTCCAGAGTTTGGCTCATACAAACTGAACGAGGAAGTCCCTATTACATTTACAATGATGTCATAGGAAGCTTTATTTTCTTTTTCATCTTTTTTACAAGAAAAAAGAATTGGTATTAATAATAAGAGGATTAATTTTTTCATAGTATTTGGTTTTATTTTTTTGATAATTTCCACTTTGTGCCGTCGGTAAATGCTATTTCAGTTGGCCAAGCCAGTTGTACTTTTTTGCCGTCTCTACTTAAAATACTCCATTCTCTAGTTTCAGATTTACCAGGGCGCAATACATCATCTGTAAACCCTCCGCCAAAACCATCATACGCTCCACCCATATCAGCAGGTTCTCCAAATGCATCAATGCCTTTCCACATAAATCTTATTGCACTAATAGGTTTGTTAGATACATTTTTGTATGATATTCTTATATCTCTAAAATTGCTGTACTCTTTTTTAACTAATGTAGCCTTAATTATTTTTATAGGTGACTTATACAATCCAGCCGTATCAAGTAATGATTTACTTATAACCTTGTGAGTCATTTCCTTTATACGTTCATCAGAGCTTTTGCCGTATCTTTTCATCGAAAAACTATCTAGTCTAGCTTTTCTTTGTTCTGCTGATTCTTCTTGCTTTTGTTCACATCCTGCAATAAATATAATCAACATTGAGAGTGTTAATAGTCTTATCATTATAGTATAATAATTTATGTTCGTTTATCCAGCCAACCTTCGATAAGCCAGATGTTCTTTATTTTCGTTTTCTGTATTTCGAAATCGTCATACAGAGGGTTCTCACTTTTAAGGATGAATTCTGTTTTGTAGTCTTGTGATCTTCTTATATACTTTAAAAACCTTCTGCCGTCATTTAGAGTGATTCCATAAATCTGGCCATACTCTAAAGAGCTTTGCCAGTCTTCTACTTTTACCCCAAATAGGATTGCGCCAGATCTTATTTTGGGTTCCATGCTGTCACTGTAAGCCCTAAAAGCGGTGCAGCCATAGAATTCAGGCACATCCATATAATATTCAGGATAGATAGTCCCATCTTCATAAAAAACATCCGAATTTCCTGCCATAAAATCTGCGTTATAGTATGGAATTAAAGCTTTCTGTTTCCTAACATTTCTTTTTAAAGTTGTAATGTCACTTTCTGATATATTGATCGGCTCTTTTGGAGCTACCGAATATATTTCTCCTTCTCCACTTTCTAGCCATTTAATATTTATGTTATAAGAATGTTCTAATATTCTTTTTATTTTGTCTGAAACTCCTATACCACCTTTTGATCTCAAAACATCTGATAATCCGCCTGCAGTAATGTTTAATGCCTTTGCAAACCCCAGCTGAGATGTAAACCCTAATTCTGGTAATAGAAATTTTAGTCTCTGATTCTCAGTCATTTACAATAAATTAATAAGAATAATAAGATTAATCTTTGAATTATAAGAATAGTCTTATTATATTTGTACTACACAAACAAAGATACTAATTATCAAAACAATAAAAACTACCTAAAAAGTACCAAAATGAAAACGAGTTCACTAGCACATATTTTAACAGGTAAAGGCTCAGAGCTTTTTGTGTGTGATGATCAGCCATATATAACACATAATAGAATGACTGTTGACCTGTTAGATGCTCCGGAAAAAATTAAATCGGCATTGGTAAGATTTATCAAAGCAGATCCTGAAAGAGAAAAGGCATATGTGTCAATGGCTGGTGATGATGTTAATGCTCAGATGTCGCAGTGTGTAAAGTGCATGTTCGCTAATCTTGACGGTGTGCCTGATATAGATGAAAATGGAATGATCAATAACACTGAGTTTGTTCCGTGCGAAAAAAGGGGTGGGGGGTGCAAGTTTGAAGGTATAGCGTGTAATAAGCTATCAATGTCTGGTAATGAAATAAGTAAGAGTGAAATGAGGGTTTTAGAGGTTTGCCAGCTGGAAGAAAAGGAAATAGCTGAAAAGCTATGCCTTTCTCCGGCGACAGTTAAAAGACACTCACAGAATATAAGAATTAAAACCGGGATTCCTTCCGGAAAGAAATTGGCCTTATGGGCTTCAAGTATGGGGGTTATTAATCTAGATCAATTATGTTTTTAGAAACTGAAAAAGCAAAGGGTTGGCCTGAGAGGCTCAAATCTATGAAAGTTGGAAATGTTATTCCGGTAAGCATTTCTTCATTGTCTGCAGCAAGACAGGCCATAAGCAGGAGTTTACCAAACTCAGGAGTAGAAATGAAATTCGAGACTGAGACTAAAGAGAAGATAGTTAAAAATAAGGTAGTTAAATACGGTGAAATAAAAAGAACTGCGTAGCCATGGAAGTGATAACAATTGAAAGCGAAGCCTTTAAGGAAATACAGGGCATGCACATGCAGAATAAACAGGTGATAGCTGATCAGGCTGCTACAATCGCAGGATACAATATTGTTATGATCAGTGCTGAAAAGGCCGCAGAGCTAACCGGATATAGTGAAAAGACATTAAGGTTAAGAAAAGAGGAAATAGGATACCATACAATAGGCAAGAACATTTTCTTTTTTCCTAAAGATTTAGAAGTATGGCTTCACAAGTATTACCGGGGGCCTAAACCACGAAAGTATTAAAACAAGTGTACCATTAATCAATCAAAAACAAAAAAAAAGGCCTGAAGGTACCAAGCTTCAGGCCACAAGTGTCCAGCGGTTTAAATCAATCAAATAAAAACTACTAGTTATGGCAAATCTACAAATTTTAAGGGAAACAGTCACACCAGTAATGATGATAGGGTGTCGTGAGTGTGGCAAGAGAGTAAGTTATTCAGATTCTTACACAATGTTAAACCGGTCTTTCTGCTCAATTGGATGCGCAGACCTGGCGGAGGAAAAGAATCAGGGCCGTGAATCTATTAATAACCTGGGAGAATGGGAATAGGTCAGCATGGGTCAGGAAATGACTCGCCAAAGTGGAAGCTTTGGGTTATCGCAATATTCACGGCAACAGTATTTTATTTCATTATTAAATACACAGGTCATGGCAGCTAAATCAAAAGTACTCGCAGTTCAAAAAACTATACGCCCTTGGAATGAAAGCCAGAATGACGTAGAGGGGTGGAGGGAATACATACATGCGCAGTTAGAAGGCAAATTATTGCCAACTCACATGTTAATTGTTGAGGCAAACCGGATTATAACTAAAAAGCCAAGCTTCCGGCCAACTACTAGAAAAGAAAGAGAGCAAGGTGATCAGGTAATTTATCTGATAATGTTCATTACGGCTATCGCATTGGCAGTAGCTATTTCAACCACTAATTAAAATTGTCATGAAAAAAATTGAAACACTACAAGAATTAGAAGCTGAGATTTTGAGACTTGCTCAGGCTAAAAATGAACTCAAGGCCAAATACCCAGAGTTGACACAAGCTTTTTTTAAGGTTGAAAATATTAGTGTAGATGTTCTATTTAAAGCACAAGAGTTATTCAAAAGCTCAGTTAGCGAGGACGGTAAAAAATTAAGGCTACAGTACTGTGCATATGACCATGGGTGTGATTTTACTTTATTCGCTTACTCTGTTCCTTTTGTAAAAACTGTTCCTTCTCAGGTTGAATACGCTGAAGCATCATAAATAATCAATCAAACTAAACTAATATGGAAACAAAGGGAGAATTAGCGAAAGCTATCATATCTGTGATGAAAGAAGTTAAAGGCATCGAAAAGAGCATGACTGTCGGTAAAGGCGATAGTGCTTACAAAGGTGTTCCGGATCAAGAAGTAAAAAAGATTATTGGAGAAGCGATGATAAATGCTGGACTAACTATTTTACCTATTGGTGTAGATGCAAAAACAAGAGTTGACAGGTGGGAAGAAACAAATAGTTATGGCACAAAGACCAAGCAATCAGTTTTTACTGAAACTACAACTAAATATCTACTACTGCATGAAAGCGGTGAAAGCCAAGTTTTAGAGGGTTACGGACAAGGTGTTGATAGTCAAGATAAGTCTGCCGGTAAAGCGACTACCTACGCCTTAAAATATACTTTATTATACACTTTCCTTGTCCCTACTGGTAAAATAGATGACGCAGACACTTCTCACTCAGAAGAACATGAAGTGCCGACAAAAAAAATACAATCATATCCAGCAGACAATCGTCCTTGGATTACAGCCAGAATGCTGACTCAGGCAATTGATAAGATAAAAGCTGGTAATACAGAAGTTTATCAGTTAACAGTAAATGCCTTTCAGATTAAACCTGATCAATTAGAACAATTAAAAACCGCTTAATCATGGAAAATACAATATCAACGACCAACACATTAGTACCAGAAGGTTTTGACTTTAAAATGGTGAACCTTTTAAATCTTACCAAAAGTTACATTTCAGATACAGTAAAAATGGCCACTAAGTCGGTAACAGAAGGTCATTACGATCCAATTAAGGCTCTTGTATATGCAAAGAAAGGTCAGGAGTTATTTACTCAGCTTGAAAAGTCTATCAGACCAATAGCAGAAGATCAGCAAAAATTATCTAAAGGCGAGGTCTATTCAGTTCATAATGCAGATGTATCTCAAAAAGAGTCTGGAGTTAAGTATGACTTTTCAACTTGTGACGATAGGGAATACAACGAACTAAAGGAAAAGCACGAATCTATATCTGCGGATCTTAAAGTCCGTGAAGAGTTCCTTAAAAGAGTCAACAAAGATCTGGAAGTAGTTGACACTGAAACAGGAGAGTCATACACAATTCATCCCCCGGTAAGATCAGGAAAAATGGGATTAACCATATCTATTAAGCCATGAGTTTAGAATCACTTAAAGCGCTTACTGATCAGATCAGGAAAGCATTAGATGAATCAATAGACAATACAAACCCTGATGAAGTTATAGGCAAGATGAATGAGCTTGCATCATTGCAAGGGACAGCATCACATACAATGGCATTAGCAGAAATGGTATACAATCAGAAGTTAATGGAACTTGTTCAGGCGGCAGAATATTCAAAGCTATCTGCTACAGATAAAAGATTTGTGATAATGGGTAAAGCTAAAAACGAGATTTACTACGTGACAAATTCTGAAAGGCTTGCTAAAAGCTTAGTACATAGACAAGATGTACTCAGGTCAACATTAAGCTTCATCAAGTCTGAAATGGAAAACTTACATAATCAAACACATTAAATAAAATAATAACATGAGCGGAATTAGCAGTAAAATCAACCTAGCTGGGTTGAAACATTCGGTAAGAGATATTAAAGGTAAGACTGGAGAAATGGTTTCATGTATTGTCATTCCTATCGAGATTAACAACCTATTTAAAGGTGAAAAAGGCGTGTATTTAGACTTACAAGGATTTGACATTAAAAATAAGGTCAATGATAGCAAGGACACTCACCTGGTGAAACAATCGCTTCCAAAGGAAAAATATGAGAGCCTAACTGAAGAAGAAAAGAAAGCTCTTCCAATACTTGGTAGTCATATCCTGTGGTCTGGTGGTCAAATGGGTGATACGGTAATTATTGAACAGAATGAAGATGATGACTTGCCTTTTTAGTTTAAACCATAGCACTAATTAAAATACCAAAATACAAACCTTAAGCAGATAGAATTAAAAAATAATATGTCAAAGAAACCATCAATGCAGTTTTATCCAGGCGATTGGATGAAGGATCCTGAATTAAGATCTGTATCTATTGCCGCCCGTGGTTTATGGATGGACATGTTGTGTCTTATGTTTGAGAGCCGAGAGCGAGGATTTTTGTTAATCAATGGTAAGGCTCCGTCCGAAGTACAGTTGGCTAGAATGGTGGGCTGTACAGGGGAGGATCTAAATCATTGCCTAGATGAATTGAAAGACGCTGGAGTGCTTTCGCATAATGGTACAAATGTTTTGTTCAGTAGACGCATGGTTAGGGATGCTGAAATTA
This portion of the Pedobacter lusitanus genome encodes:
- a CDS encoding S24 family peptidase, with translation MTENQRLKFLLPELGFTSQLGFAKALNITAGGLSDVLRSKGGIGVSDKIKRILEHSYNINIKWLESGEGEIYSVAPKEPINISESDITTLKRNVRKQKALIPYYNADFMAGNSDVFYEDGTIYPEYYMDVPEFYGCTAFRAYSDSMEPKIRSGAILFGVKVEDWQSSLEYGQIYGITLNDGRRFLKYIRRSQDYKTEFILKSENPLYDDFEIQKTKIKNIWLIEGWLDKRT
- a CDS encoding response regulator transcription factor, which gives rise to MKTSSLAHILTGKGSELFVCDDQPYITHNRMTVDLLDAPEKIKSALVRFIKADPEREKAYVSMAGDDVNAQMSQCVKCMFANLDGVPDIDENGMINNTEFVPCEKRGGGCKFEGIACNKLSMSGNEISKSEMRVLEVCQLEEKEIAEKLCLSPATVKRHSQNIRIKTGIPSGKKLALWASSMGVINLDQLCF
- a CDS encoding ERF family protein — its product is METKGELAKAIISVMKEVKGIEKSMTVGKGDSAYKGVPDQEVKKIIGEAMINAGLTILPIGVDAKTRVDRWEETNSYGTKTKQSVFTETTTKYLLLHESGESQVLEGYGQGVDSQDKSAGKATTYALKYTLLYTFLVPTGKIDDADTSHSEEHEVPTKKIQSYPADNRPWITARMLTQAIDKIKAGNTEVYQLTVNAFQIKPDQLEQLKTA
- a CDS encoding helix-turn-helix domain-containing protein is translated as MEVITIESEAFKEIQGMHMQNKQVIADQAATIAGYNIVMISAEKAAELTGYSEKTLRLRKEEIGYHTIGKNIFFFPKDLEVWLHKYYRGPKPRKY